Below is a window of Ovis aries strain OAR_USU_Benz2616 breed Rambouillet chromosome 20, ARS-UI_Ramb_v3.0, whole genome shotgun sequence DNA.
TAAAGGACTATTGCAAGCTTTCACCTTCCTACATAGGATAGACTGAAGTCTGGAACATTAGAGCAGCAGCACATGATACAGacaaatgtatatttattaatatacatttattcacATACATGTATTCATATACGTGTATTCTATATTTCTTAACTCCATCAAATTACAACTGAAAAACTATTCAAAGTCATGGTTTGTGGCTTTTAGAAGTCTATGTCCCACGGTGTGGTCACTGCCAAAATTTAACACTAGGTTTGAAGGAAGCAACAGCTACAGTCTCATGTAGCCTAAAGAGATAAGCATTCCACCTTAAGAAGTGAGGATAGTGTTCAGGAATTTTCCTCCACCAAGATTTTGGATCCAGTGAAAATGTATCGGAGGACTGTCAGGATGACAGAAGTGAAGAATCCATAGTGGACGTTGTTCTGAGTACTCTGATGAGTTTAATTGCACTGATGGCTTCAGCAGGATCAGGAAGTGATGGATGTAGTTCTGGAAAACAAGGCATAAGTCAaagtttcagggaaaaaaaatgtgattacAGAGGTGATAGCTTTGATAAAAATGTCCTTGTGAAGGTGGTTGAATGTTAAGTGTTAAGCTCTTTGGTGTGAACTCTGCAAAAATATAGAGCCAGATGGAATGCCTAACATTCAAGAGATTTGACTCAGATACAGCATGTACTTTTTTGAGATATATCCAATttccatgactgaagtgactgagcatgaatgCAGTGTCGGGGATGGCTACCGTAGAAGCTGATACACAGGATAATTTAAGGCTGCCTTGGGAATTAGAGCTTGGATGGATTTCCAAGAATGGAAATCATTAAAATGCAATTTGCTTTCCTGAAATGAAATTTTAGTGAACAAAGCATCAGTGAGATtctcaggaagatcttttttgagaCTTGATCCTATAGCATCACAGGAGGTTAAGTTTCCCCTAATATAAGTACAATAAAACCTTAAGAATGCAAGGCCAGCACCTTCTGGGAAGATAACTCATGTTCATAACATAGGGCACAAAGACTTGGGAAAATATGAATAGTGTGACATACCATGTAAACTTCTTATTCAGCtcattatatagtatttgttcCAATTGCTTATTATCATGGATTCATGGCTTTTTATATGCCAAACTATTCCAGTGGATGACTGTAATTGTTCTGTTTAAATCTCAAGTTAGCACTAGTTTCAGGTTTTCTTGCCTCTCTCATCTTAACTCTATTGTTACTCCACACATGGGAGACCATCCTTGTGTTGAGTCAGCATACATGTTTTATACCCATCAGGATTTCCTTTGTCTCAAACTTGTAATTAGTTGCTCTTCATGGACTTTAGATTCCTGAGTAGAGGTGGAAATCTCCAGACCAAGATTTATGTTAGACTGCTTTGTGTGATGCCTGGCTGCCTTAGAGAACTTAGAACACTGCGataacaaacttaaaaaaaaaatgtattttcaaaggcTAAGGACCTGTTACTCTTTTCACTAAAAGTTCTTAATCTTTTCCCAAAATAGTTTTTTTTCAAATCAGACTCTTTTCTTCTTGAGCTGATAACTTCATTCTTCTCTGCCATGTAACACGTCACCTCACATTATCAAAACACTGTTCCACAAGAACTAACTAGTAAAAGACACTGATATATTTGACCTATATTTTAGTTGCGACTCCAGATTCACATCACATATACATATTCCTAGTATCAAGGTGTAACTTTATAGTGAACATTGTCATTTTATGCATGAACAGGCCATGCCTATACTCtcaattttatattctgcattaTTTTCACAATTAAAGCAGACAGGATATAAAGTCATTTAtaaagaattaaaacatttttaaaagatctttaattaatgcatatttttcttcattctaagCACGGGGAAATCCTCTGGGAAAGATTTTGTCTCTATTTTAATAAAACCtacattaaaaatactttttaatatgcctaATATACAAAGTCAGAAAGTTGAAATTATAAATCACctagtgggaaaaaaataatagtttccAAAGATGTAGGTTATACCTATTAATTCTGAATGTGAGGTCTTAAGCAGATTCAGAGTAGTTTTCCACATAGTTAGACTTTAGTCTTAGGAAAGTTTTCATGGCTACTCATTTATGTCTTGGCATATTGCAAATTAAATGTTAGGTCACCTATACATTTTCATATGCAATATGAACAAATGGTCATTTTTGTATCAAGTGGTCACTTGATAGAATAACATACTTTTAGGGGGAAGCATTGCCACCTTGATTCCGGGTAAAGaccaaaatagttttaaatatgtCATTCCTAAGGGCctaaaatgaagagatggaatttTATCTTCCTTTGAGGATGGGAGAACAgtccttctattttaaaaaaaaattgttccaaTTGATACAGCAAAAGTAAATCCCAGAAacatactggaaaaaaaagaaagaaaccagggTTTGGAGAAAATGGCAGAGTTTCCCATTAAGCCTCTTGGCCCAGAACTCTCCGTTAGGATGGAGTCACAAACGACACCGTTAGTAAATTTCAAACTGCGCGCGCAGCGTCTGGATTGGCTATAGACAAAACGTGGCACCAGCCTGCTCAGGGCGTTAACTTTAATTAGATTCTCACTTCCGTTTGGTTTGCTTCTGCCTTTTTAACTTAATACTTGGCAAATTTAAACtcagggaaaggggaagaaagcCAGCAGCGCTTCACAAAGCAAACATAAGTGAATAATGCGATTTGTAATTTTCTTACTGTGTTCCAAGGAACTCCTTACTCAGGCACACACACGTTAAAATTAAGGATGCAGGGGACAAGCCATGGTCAACGAAATCTTTTGCCAACTTCAAACGTAAAGGAGAGCTGATTTTGCTTTGGGACAAAcggtattttgttttctttacaaaatttGTCTGATAATGAACCTGACCTTTCTCgacataaacatataaaaatgtcTCCAGCGTTGCTGCAGCACCTACATTACAGAGGAAGCAATTTCTAACAAGCTCAAAGGAAATGTGAACAGGAAGAATACCTAGGGAAGACAGAAAAGATGGCCACCTGGAAGccaaagagaagcctgtgcagaaACCACCCCTGTTAACAGTCTTGGGCGTCTGccttccagaactgtgacaaaTAAATTTCTCTAgtttaagagaaaacaaaaaaaggaacttATTACTTAGCAGCATATAAGAAACACCTACTGAATAAAGTGAGTGCCAGTTCTCTTTAGAAGACTGAGTGGCTCTGAAAAGAGCCTTTGGGTTGTAGGCCAAGCCTTACCGATCACTCCGTGGCGGGCCGGCTCACTTAGAGCTGGTGTACTTGGTGACGGCCTTGGTGCCCTCAGACACGGCGTGCTTGGCCAGCTCTCCGGGAAGCAGCAGGCGCACAGCCGTCTGGATCTCCCTGGATGTGATGGTCGAGCGCTTGTTGTAATGCGCCAGGCGCGACGCCTCGCCCGCGATGCGCTCGAAAATATCGTTCACAAACGAATTCATGATGCCCATGGCCTTGGACGAGATGCCGGTGTCCGGGTGGACCTGCTTCAGCACCTTGTACACGTACACGGAGTAGCTCTCCTTGCGGCTGCGCTTGCGCTTCTTGCCGTCCTTCTTCTGCGCCTTGGTCACCGCCTTCTTGGAACCCTTCTTCGGGGCCGGAGCGGACTTAGATGGTTCAGGCATGGCGGGGAGTTTACTGCCAAACAGCCCCAAAgcaacagaaagaagagaagccgTAAGAATTCGCTTCCTTCACAGCTTCTTAAAGGAGGCAGTGAGTAATGCCAAGCGTCTGATTGGTGGTGGATGCTGGAAACGTCACATAATAGTTTTGTCCAATTAAAACAAGCGTATTTCAAACTCACGGTTTCATTGGGTTAGGTGAAACTGCAACTTTAGCCAATGGTCTACCGTTATTTTCGCGCCCAGTGAAGACTATAAATAAGATAGGTCTGATTGTATACTCATACTTTATATTGGTGAGATTGTACCTTCGTCATGTCTGGTCGTGGCAAGCAAGGAGGCAAAGCTCGTGCAAAAGCCAAGACCCGCTCCTCGCGGGCCGGGCTCCAGTTCCCCGTGGGCCGAGTGCACCGCCTTCTCCGCAAGGGTAACTACTCCGAGCGGGTCGGAGCCGGGGCCCCGGTGTATCTGGCGGCGGTGCTGGAATATCTGACGGCCGAGATCTTGGAGCTGGCGGGCAACGCGGCCCGGGACAACAAGAAGACACGCATCATCCCGCGTCACCTGCAGCTGGCCATCCGCAACGACGAGGAGCTCAACAAGCTGCTGGGTAAAGTCACTATCGCCCAGGGTGGTGTCCTGCCCAACATCCAGGCGGTACTGCTGCCCAAGAAGACCGAGAGCCACCATAAGGCCAAGGGCAAGTAAAAACCTGGCATTGTTTGTAACTCAAACCTGTTAAAACCAAAAGGCTCTTTTCAGAGCCACCCACTTTATCAGCAAAACGAGCTGTACTTTCAAATTCCCATTGTTTCTGATACCCAGGTGTTAAGAAATCTATAACAAAATTTGCTAACTCACATAAATGTAGGTCGTTATCCCCAAAGTCTCTAAATTGACTTTAAGTTTTAGGTTAAACCTATGAGGGCAAAATTCTGTGGTTCCTTTACAGGGTAAAATGGCTATCTGAGACAAAACCTTAGGCCTAGCTTCCCTCCTAATTCAGTTGAATCTTAGGGCACACCACTCACCCTCCTAAATGAGAATACGATAGTAACCCAGCAAGGTAAATTACTTGTTTTCAAGTAGCTTCAGGCAAAGAATACAGCTTGTAGTGGGCTGTTTACATCAATGCTGGTGAAGTAAAAGAGGAAGATGTGCCTTAACAGACAAAAGTAGACATTGTAAATCACATGTATAAGATAAATCAGCAAACTAGGTTCTTACAGTCCTAATGCTGTCAGTGATTCTTGTTCCCCTTTTCCCCCACTATCATCACTCACCCTGCTCTCAGATCAAGTCCTACTAACTAAAGAGGGCCTTCAATTCTCCACACCAGGTAATCTAGCTTTCattatgaatacattttaatGAAAGGAATTACAATCGCATTCCTAGTCCACTGGAATAAGTTTTCTGAGtctcctgaaatatttttatttcctgtgttTAAATCTCAATTGCAATCACATGTAAATAATATTCTTTGAAATAACAGTGACCACAacaatcctttttctttttaaatttctttgatgTTGGAAGAATCGAATCCTGATTTCAGTGAATCTAATTATTcagttttttcctcttaaaaagtCATTTGCATTATTTGAGTCTGTAAACTTTCAACAGCTCTATCTCAGAACTAGAGCTCTCAAGAATAAATGATACAGCTGCAAGGAAAGCCTATGAGATCTTcatgttttaataataaaatatgctgTGGTTATAGTTATTGATGTTGATCATGCAAGAAGTAACCCTTGTATCACTTCTATTCCTTACAACAAGGACCATCACACTGTT
It encodes the following:
- the LOC101118999 gene encoding histone H2B type 1-N; the encoded protein is MPEPSKSAPAPKKGSKKAVTKAQKKDGKKRKRSRKESYSVYVYKVLKQVHPDTGISSKAMGIMNSFVNDIFERIAGEASRLAHYNKRSTITSREIQTAVRLLLPGELAKHAVSEGTKAVTKYTSSK
- the LOC101123417 gene encoding histone H2A type 1-D, with product MSGRGKQGGKARAKAKTRSSRAGLQFPVGRVHRLLRKGNYSERVGAGAPVYLAAVLEYLTAEILELAGNAARDNKKTRIIPRHLQLAIRNDEELNKLLGKVTIAQGGVLPNIQAVLLPKKTESHHKAKGK